In Streptomyces sp. 71268, the DNA window TCGTTCTTCACCTGAAGCCCGGACAGCGTCTTGGCGCTGGCCTTGCCCGAGGTGGGGTGGACCTTGTCGTACCCCTTGATGTACTCGAAGAAGTAGGCGTTCTTCTGCTTGTTGTCGAGCAGCGCGCCGTAGTTCCAGGCGTCCACGAAGGACTTGGCGGTGACCTTCTCACCGTTCTGGAAGGTCCAGCCCTTCTTGATGGTGACGGTGTAGTTCTGCGAGTCCCTGGTCTCGATCTTCTGGGCCAGCATGTCCTGGGCCTTGCCGGTCTTCGGGTCGTACCGCTTGAGCCCGCGGAAGATCATGTCCAGGACCTTGCCGCCCTGCACCTCGTTGGTGTTCGCCGGCTCCAGGGGGTTCTGCGGGTCCCCCCACGAGGACCGCACGGTGCCCGTCCCGTCGCCGCCTCCGCCGCTGTCCCCGCCTCCGCCGCCACAGCCGGCGGCCACCATCGCGGCGGCCAGCCCGCAGACGGCCCACTTGGCGCGCCTGACTCCGCGCATGGAGCCTCCTCAAGGTCCCGAAGCACACTTAGGACCCGATATCACCCCGCGCGATCTTGCCCCGCACGCCGAGCGCGGCTATCCGGGTCGCGGGCTGGGCCAGGTGGGGGGCGCTGCCGCGCGGGCGGTCGGGGGGGTGCGGGGTGCGCTGCCGCGCGGGGCCGGGGTGGGCTGCCGCGCGGGGCCGGGGTGGCGGGTGCGCTGCCGCGCGAGCGGTCGGGGGCGGGGTGCGCTGCCGCGCGAGGCCGGGGTGGGCTGCCGCGCGGGCGGACGGGATGTGGGGGGGGCGCTGCCGCGCGAGCGGTTGGGGTGCGGGGCGCGTAGCCGCGCGGGGCGGCTACGTAAACGCGTGGACGCCGCGACCGTCGTCCCGTTACGCTGCGGCACCATGTCCAGCCCCGAGGCGTCCAGACGCTAGCCACCGGTCATCCGGTGGCTTCCCGCGTCGCCGCACCGTAGCCCCGCCCTGACCGGGCCCGGGCTCCGTCGGCCGTGGTGGACGCGGCACCCGCCTCGCTCGCGTGGGGCCGGGCCGCGCTCGCCGTAGCGGGCTGCTTCCCTTCGTACGTGGCGTCGCGCACGGCACGCCATCGGATCACCGCGTTACGGGTTCTTCTCCCTCATCCCAGCCGTCGGCACGCCCGGTGCCCGCGGCGGTGGGTCTCTCGCGCGGTAGCCGCGCGCCTCCCGGTCGGGCCGCCGAGCCGATGTGCTCGCGCCCCTGTCGCGGAAGCGCCGCGCCCCGCCGCCGCGTCGCCGACCACCACCGCCGACACCACCGGCACCGGCCTTCCGGCGGTTGTGATCCGTCCGACGCTTCGGAGTCTCGCCGTGCCCCTTTCGCTCTACATGCTGGGCCTCGCCGTGTTCGCCCAGGGAACCTCTGAGTTCATGCTGTCCGGCCTGTTGCCGGACATCGCCCGTGACCTCGACGTGTCCGTGTCCACCGCGGGGACGCTGACCTCGGCGTTCGCCGTGGGAATGATGATCGGCGCGCCGTTGATGGCCCTGGTCAGCATGCGCTGGTCGCGCCGGCGCGCGCTGCTGGTGTTCCTGAACGCGTTCCTGGTCCTGCACGTCATCGGCGCCGTGACCACGAGCTTCCCGGTGCTGCTCGGCACCCGGGTGCTCGCGGCGCTGGCCAACGCCGGTTTCCTCGCGGTGGCGCTGGCCACCGCGACCAGTCTGGCCCCGCCGAACGCCAAGGCCCGGGCCACCTCCGTGCTGCTCGGCGGCGTCACCGTGGCCTGCGTCGCGGGCGTGCCCGGCGGCGCGCTGCTCGGCCAACTCTGGGGCTGGCGCGCCGCGTTCTGGGCCGTGGCCGCGGTTTCGGCGCCGGCCGTGTTCGCCATCGTGCGTGCCGTGCCCGCGACGGCGGGCGCGGCGGCGGGCCCGGTCAGCGCGCGCGACGAACTGCGCGCCCTGCGCGCGCCGCGCCTCTCCGTCGTGCTGCTGCTCGGCGCGCTGGTCAACGGGGCGACGTTCTGCGCGCTGACCTACCTCGCCTCGGTGGCCACCGAGGTCACCGGCCTCGGCGAGGGGTGGTTGCCGGTGCTGCTCGCGCTGTTCGGCGTGGGCTCGTTCCTCGGCGTGACGTTCAGCGGCCGGGTGGCCGACAGCCGTCCGCTGCCGCTGCTGCTGGCGGGTGGCGCGGCGCTGCTCGTCGGCTGGGCGGCGTTCGCGCTGACGGCCGGCAACGCGGTGGCCACGGTGGCGTTCGTACTGGTCCAGGGCACGCTGTCGTTCGCCGTCGGCTCCACGCTGATCGCGCGGGCGCTGTACGCGGCGGGCGCGGCGCCCACCCTCGGTGGAAGCTTCGCCACGGCCGCATTCAACGTGGGCGCCGCGGTCGGCCCCGTGGCCGGCGCCCTGGCCATCGGCGCGGGCGCCGGCTACCGCGCGCCCCTGTGGGTCAGCGCCCTGCTCGTCGCCCTCGCGTTCGCCGTGGCGGGTGTGGCCACGGCCGTACGCCGGGGCTCGGCGGGCGAGCGCGGTGATCAGGCACCGACCGCGTGAGCCGAGGGGGCGGCCGTCCCGGTCGGGCCGGCCGCCCCGTGAGCCGGCCCCCTACTCGGGCCGTACGGTCAGGAAGTCCGCGAGGGAGGAGGCCAGCGCCCTCGGCGCCTCCTCGGCCACGTGGTGCCCGGAGTCGATGCCGTGGCCCCGTACGTCCGGTGCCCACCGGCGCCAGATCCGCAACGGGTCCCCGTACAGGTCCTCCAGGTCGTCCCGCAGCGACCACAGGACCAGGGCCGGGCACCGTACGTGCCTCCCGGCGGCGCGGTCCTCCTCCTCGTGTCGCCGGTCGACGGTGAGGCCGGCCCGGTAGTCCTCCAACATCGCCCGCACCACGTCGGGGTCGCGCGTGGCCGCGCGCCACTCGTCGTGGTTCTCCTGGCCCATGCTCAGCGGATCGCCGTGGTACCAGCGGTCCGGGTCGGCGTTGATGACCCGCTCGGGGATGTCCGGCTGGGCGAAGAAGAACCAGTGCCACCACTGCGTGGCGAACTCGGCCGTGATGCGGGACAGGTGCTCGCTGATGGGAAGGCAGTCGATCAGCGCCACCCGCGAGACCGCGTCGGGGTGGTCGAGCGCGAGGCGCAGCGCGACGGCGCCGCCCCGGTCGTGTCCGGCGAGCGCGAAGCGGGTGTGGCCGAGCGAGCGCATCACCTCGACCACGTCACCGGCGACGGCCCGCTTGGAGTACCCGGTGTGGTCCGCGGTGGGCGCCGGGCCGGTGGACCGGCCGTACCCCCGGAGGTCCGGGCAGACCACGGTGAAGCCGCCCTGGACCAGGAGCGGGGCGACCCGGTGCCAGGTCGCCGACGTCCGGGGATGGCCGTGCAGCAGCACCACCGGCGGCCCCTGCCCGCCGTGCCGTACGAAGATCGACGCATCGCCGACCCGGACCCGTTCGGCCTCGAAGCCCTCGAACAAGGCTCACACCTCCGCACTCGTCGCCACACCGCCCGCCACGTCCGCCGGTCGGGAGCGGCCTCGCGCTCCCCCGGTCGGAAGCGACCACGCACTCACCCACGTGCCCACGTACCTCACCGGACGCCGGGCCGACAGGCGGCGGCGCGGCCGGCCTCCGCGTCGGCGGGTGCTGGACCGACACGGCCTTCCGTCTGCCCCCTGGGGCGCCGTGAACACACCCTCCCGTTCGCGGCGCGCCGCCGAAGCCCCCACCCCCGCTGTCGCCGCCCGGCGGGTACGGGGCCCCCATGCTGTCGGGCCCGGCGAGTACGGGGCCCACCCACGCTGTCGCGCCCGGCGAGTACGGGGCCCACCCACCCCGCCTGGCCTGGGCTCGACGCGCAGTCATACGCGTGGGACGCGTTCGCCCGGGTACTCGGGCCGCCGTGTTCCTCTTAGATCTCGTCCCCATCCCCGGCCGCCGCGCGGGTCCGTCGCGCGGCCGGCCGGATCACACCCCACGCGTGCGGCGCCCGCCCGACCCGGCGCCCACGACCACCCACCGACCGGCCACGCCACGGCCCTCCCGGGCGCCGGTGCGCGTACCGCGCCGCACCCACCCGACGGGCCCTGGCGCACGGCCGGGCGCGAGCGCCGGGCCCGCGTCGGGTCCGCGCCCCCTCACCCGACGGGGGCCACACGCTCGTCCGGGCGCGCGCCGCCTGGCTGAACTCGCCGGGCGCTGCCGTTTGTGGAGCGCCCCCCACGGTCAAGGCTGTGACGTTGCCGCTCTCGGTACCGCACGACACCGTCCCCCAGGCACGGAGGAATGATGGGCAAGTCCAATCCGATCAAGGCAGCGGCCGAGAAGCTGGCCGACGCGCTGCGCGACGTCCCCGGCCCGGCCGACGGCATCCCCGGCAAGCCGGGCGCCGAGACGCCACCGGTCGACGAACCGACCGAGCCCCGCGGCCCCCTGCCGCCCAAGCCCGACCAGGGCTCCCCGGCCACCGTCTCCCCCACCGGGCAGCCGACCGGCGCCGACCCCGCTGACGTGGCACAGGGCGGTCAGTACCTGACGACCGCGCAGGGCACGCGGCTGTACGAGACGGACAAGTCGCTGAAGGCCGGTCCGCGCGGCCCGGTGCTGCTCCAGGACCACCACCTGCGCGAGAAGATCACCCACTTCGACCACGAGCGCATCCCGGAGCGCGTGGTGCACGCGCGCGGCGCGGCGGCACACGGCGTCTTCCACGGCTACGGCACGGCCAGCCAGGTGACCAAGGCCGCGTTCCTGGCCAAGGACGTGGCGACGCCGGTGTTCGTGCGCTTCTCCACCGTGCTGGGCTCGCGCGGCTCGGCCGACACCGTGCGCGACACGCGCGGCTTCGCGACGAAGTTCTACACCACCGAGGGCGTGTGGGACCTGGTCGGCAACAACATCCCGGTGTTCTTCATCCAGGACGCGATCAAGTTCCCCGACATCATCCACGCCGGCAAGCCGCACCCGGACCGGGAGATCCCGCAGGCGCAGAGCGCGCACGACACGTTCTGGGACTTCGTCTCGCTGCACACCGAGGCGGTCCACCACACCCTGTGGAACATGTCCGACCGTGGCATCCCGCGCTCCTACCGCACGATGGAGGGGTTCGGCGTCCACACCTTCCGGCTGGTCAACGCCGAGGGCAAGACGACGCTGGTCAAGTTCCACTGGAAGCCCAAGCTGGGCGTGCACTCCATGGTCTGGGAGGAGGCGCAGATCACCGGCGGCGTCGACCCCGACTTCCACCGCCGCGACCTCGCCGACGCGATCGAGGCCGGCGCGTACCCGCAGTGGGAACTGGGCATCCAGACCTTCCCGGACACCCCGGAGCAGATGTACGAGGGCATCGACCTGCTCGACCCGACCAAGATCGTCCCGGAGGAGATCGCGCCCGTGCAGCCGATCGGGCTGCTGACGCTGAACGCCAACCCGACCAACTTCTTCGCCGAGACCGAACAGGTCGCCTTCCACCCCGGACACCTGGTGCCCGGCATCGACATCACCGACGACCCGCTGCTCGCCGGCCGGCTGTTCTCGTACCTGGACACCCAGATCACCCGGCTCGCCGGCCCCAACTTCGGTCAGATCCCGATCAACCGCACGCACGCGCCGGTCAACGACATGCTGCGGGACGGCTTCCACCAGGACGCGGTGCACCGAGGCGTCGCCCCGTACCGGCCCAACTCGCTCGACGGCGGCTGCCCGTTCCTGGCCGGCGCGGACACCGGCGCGTACATCGAGGTGCCGGTCGAGGTGCCGGCGGCCCGCAAGGTACGGGAGTCGCCGGCCACCTTCGAGGACCACTTCAGCCAGCCACGGCTGTTCTGGCAGAGCCTGACGGACGTGGAGCGCGAGCACATCATCGCCGCGTACACCTTCGAGCTGGGCAAGTGCTACGAGAACGCGGTCAAGGAACGCCAGCTCAAGGTGCTGGCCAACATCGATCCTGAGCTGTGCGAACAGGTCGCCACCGGCCTCGGCCTGCCGGTGCCCGAGCCCACCGTGGAACTCACCCCGGTCCAGCCGAGCCCGGCCCTGTCCCAACTGGGCCAGACCTGGCCGGTGGAAGGCCGGATCGTCGGCATCGTCACGGGTGGCGGCGGTGACCTGGACGGGGTGCGCGCGGTGCGCCAGGCGGTGCTGGACGCGGGCATGGTGCCGCTGGTGGTGGCGCCGT includes these proteins:
- a CDS encoding Cmx/CmrA family chloramphenicol efflux MFS transporter, translating into MPLSLYMLGLAVFAQGTSEFMLSGLLPDIARDLDVSVSTAGTLTSAFAVGMMIGAPLMALVSMRWSRRRALLVFLNAFLVLHVIGAVTTSFPVLLGTRVLAALANAGFLAVALATATSLAPPNAKARATSVLLGGVTVACVAGVPGGALLGQLWGWRAAFWAVAAVSAPAVFAIVRAVPATAGAAAGPVSARDELRALRAPRLSVVLLLGALVNGATFCALTYLASVATEVTGLGEGWLPVLLALFGVGSFLGVTFSGRVADSRPLPLLLAGGAALLVGWAAFALTAGNAVATVAFVLVQGTLSFAVGSTLIARALYAAGAAPTLGGSFATAAFNVGAAVGPVAGALAIGAGAGYRAPLWVSALLVALAFAVAGVATAVRRGSAGERGDQAPTA
- a CDS encoding alpha/beta hydrolase translates to MFEGFEAERVRVGDASIFVRHGGQGPPVVLLHGHPRTSATWHRVAPLLVQGGFTVVCPDLRGYGRSTGPAPTADHTGYSKRAVAGDVVEVMRSLGHTRFALAGHDRGGAVALRLALDHPDAVSRVALIDCLPISEHLSRITAEFATQWWHWFFFAQPDIPERVINADPDRWYHGDPLSMGQENHDEWRAATRDPDVVRAMLEDYRAGLTVDRRHEEEDRAAGRHVRCPALVLWSLRDDLEDLYGDPLRIWRRWAPDVRGHGIDSGHHVAEEAPRALASSLADFLTVRPE
- a CDS encoding catalase — protein: MGKSNPIKAAAEKLADALRDVPGPADGIPGKPGAETPPVDEPTEPRGPLPPKPDQGSPATVSPTGQPTGADPADVAQGGQYLTTAQGTRLYETDKSLKAGPRGPVLLQDHHLREKITHFDHERIPERVVHARGAAAHGVFHGYGTASQVTKAAFLAKDVATPVFVRFSTVLGSRGSADTVRDTRGFATKFYTTEGVWDLVGNNIPVFFIQDAIKFPDIIHAGKPHPDREIPQAQSAHDTFWDFVSLHTEAVHHTLWNMSDRGIPRSYRTMEGFGVHTFRLVNAEGKTTLVKFHWKPKLGVHSMVWEEAQITGGVDPDFHRRDLADAIEAGAYPQWELGIQTFPDTPEQMYEGIDLLDPTKIVPEEIAPVQPIGLLTLNANPTNFFAETEQVAFHPGHLVPGIDITDDPLLAGRLFSYLDTQITRLAGPNFGQIPINRTHAPVNDMLRDGFHQDAVHRGVAPYRPNSLDGGCPFLAGADTGAYIEVPVEVPAARKVRESPATFEDHFSQPRLFWQSLTDVEREHIIAAYTFELGKCYENAVKERQLKVLANIDPELCEQVATGLGLPVPEPTVELTPVQPSPALSQLGQTWPVEGRIVGIVTGGGGDLDGVRAVRQAVLDAGMVPLVVAPSGGQLGPAADPITIQRSFATARSIEFDALLLAGVPGPGADAYGARDAKAGDEAARAAAATDPRVLLMLSEAYRHGKAIGGWADADTVLAAAGIPADAPGVVVAESGDAALDRVTELLGNHRVWERFAPAI